The Glycine soja cultivar W05 chromosome 6, ASM419377v2, whole genome shotgun sequence genome has a window encoding:
- the LOC114415647 gene encoding UNC93-like protein 1 — protein MGTPGNDEPGTQTPQNTKSSPLFRYNSPFIQIVLIGLVCFCCPGMFNALSGMGGGGQVNATASNNALTALYTTFAIFGILGGGIYNILGPHLTLFAGCSTYVLYAGSFLYYNHYQHQFFAIVAGAILGVGAGLLWAAQGAIMTSYPPENRKGTYISIFWSIFNMGGVIGGLIPFILNYNRGDSAVTVNDGTYIGFMVFMAVGAVLSLTILPASKVVRDDGTRCTKMLYSNAATESVEILKLFYNWKMLLIIPAAWSSNFFYTYQFNHVNKPQFNLRTRGFNNVFYWGAQMVGSVGIGYVMDFSFRSRRKRGVVGIGVVALLASAIWGGALANQIKHDPGVILDFKDSGSRYAGPFVLYFSFGLLDAVFQSMVYWVIGALANDSEILSRYAGFYKGIQSAGAAVAWQIDNHNVSAMAQLIVNWVLTTVSYPLLLILVVLAVKEGDNRGEEEPVKEVAGFAH, from the exons ATGGGTACCCCCGGAAATGATGAACCAGGTACCCAGACCCCACAAAACACCAAAAGTTCTCCCCTTTTCAGATACAATTCACCCTTCATTCAGATCGTTTTAATTGGGTTGGTCTGTTTCTGTTGCCCGGGAATGTTCAACGCCCTCTCCGGCATGGGTGGCGGTGGCCAAGTCAACGCAACCGCCTCCAACAACGCCCTCACCGCCCTCTACACCACCTTCGCCATCTTCGGCATCCTCGGCGGCGGCATCTACAACATTCTCGGACCCCACCTCACCCTCTTCGCag GTTGCTCCACCTACGTCCTCTACGCAGGCTCCTTCCTCTACTACAACCACTACCAGCACCAGTTCTTCGCCATCGTCGCCGGCGCCATCCTCGGCGTCGGCGCAGGGCTCCTCTGGGCCGCGCAGGGCGCCATCATGACCTCCTACCCTCCGGAGAATCGGAAAGGCACTTACATTTCCATCTTCTGGAGCATCTTCAACATGGGGGGTGTCATCGGTGGCCTAATTCCCTTCATTCTCAATTACAATCGCGGTGACTCAGCTGTCACTGTCAACGACGGAACCTACATAGGATTCATGGTATTTATGGCCGTTGGGGCTGTTCTGTCGTTGACCATTTTACCCGCTAGCAAGGTTGTTCGCGACGATGGGACTCGGTGTACTAAAATGTTGTACTCCAATGCGGCAACTGAATCCGTTGAAATTCTCAAGCTTTTCTACAACTGGAAGATGCTTCTCATTATTCCCGCTGCTTGgtctagtaattttttttatacctacCAGTTTAACCATGTTAATAAGCCGCAGTTCAATTTGAGGACTAGAGGGTTCAACAATGTGTTCTATTGGGGGGCGCAGATGGTGGGTTCGGTTGGGATTGGGTATGTGATGGATTTCAGCTTTAGGAGCAGGAGGAAGAGAGGGGTTGTGGGGATTGGTGTGGTTGCTCTTCTTGCTTCTGCTATTTGGGGTGGTGCACTTGCGAATCAGATTAAGCATGACCCCGGGGTGATCTTGGATTTCAAGGACTCCGGTTCTCGCTATGCTGGgccttttgttttgtatttcagTTTTGGGTTGCTTGATGCCGTGTTCCAAAGCATGGTCTATTGGGTTATCGGTGCCCTGGCCAATGATTCTGAGATTCTTAGCAG GTATGCTGGGTTCTATAAAGGCATACAAAGTGCGGGGGCAGCAGTGGCTTGGCAAATTGATAACCATAATGTGTCCGCTATGGCTCAGTTGATTGTGAATTGGGTGCTCACTACTGTGAGCTATCCGTTGTTGTTGATTTTGGTTGTTTTGGCTGTGAAAGAAGGAGACAACAGGGGAGAAGAGGAACCTGTCAAAGAGGTTGCTGGCTTTGCCCACTGA
- the LOC114415646 gene encoding 60S ribosomal protein L9-like: MKTILSSETMNIPDGVSIKVHAKVIEVEGPRGKLVRDFHHLNLDFQLITDDGGKRKLKIDSWFGSRKTSAAIRTALSHVENLITGVTKGYRYKMRFVYAHFPINASIGNNSKSIEIRNFLGEKKVRKVDMLEGVSVVRSEKVKDELVLDGNDIELVSRSCALINQKCHVKNKDIRKFLDGIYVSEKGTILEE; encoded by the exons ATGAAGACGATCTTGTCGTCTGAGACCATGAATATTCCCGACGGCGTGAGCATCAAGGTTCACGCTAAGGTTATCGAGGTTGAGGGCCCTCGTGGAAAACTCGTGCGAGACTTCCACCATCTGAACTTGGACTTCCAACTTATTACCGACGATGGCGGTAAAAGGAAGCTCAAGATTGATTCTTGGTTTGGTTCTCGTAAAACCTCTGCCGCCATCCGCACCGCCCTCAGCCACGTTGAGAATTTGATCACCGGCGTCACCAAGGGATACCGATACAAAATGAGATTCGTGTACGCTCATTTTCCTATCAACGCTAGCATTGGCAACAACAGCAAGTCCATCGAGATCAGAAATTTCCTCGGCGAGAAGAAG GTGAGGAAAGTGGACATGCTTGAGGGCGTGTCGGTTGTTAGATCTGAAAAGGTCAAAGATGAATTGGTCTTGGATGGAAACGACATTGAACTTGTTTCTAGGTCATGTGCTCTCATTAACCAG AAATGTCATGTTAAGAACAAGGATATCCGGAAGTTTCTTGATGGTATTTATGTAAGCGAGAAGGGAACAATATTGGAAGAGTAG